The stretch of DNA GCGACGACACGCGCCGCGCGGTGCGCCTGATCGCCCGGTTCACCCGCTCGCAGCACCGGCTGTTCGTGACCGCGTTCGTGCTGCTCTCGATCGAGGCGGTCACCTCGGTGTTCGCGTGGTACCCGTTGTCGTACATGATCGACTACTTCGACGGCACCCAGGGGCCGCTGAGCTTCCCCGGTATCGAATCGCCGCGCAACGCGACGATCGCCGCCCTCGTCGTCGTGCTGATCGTGCTCGAGGTCGTGAACAGCGCCTCGGACTCGCTGGCGGAGATCTGCTTCGCCCGCGGCGGCCGGACGCTCGGCTTCCGGATGCGCGTCGGGCTGTTCTCGCACCTTCAGCGGCTGTCGATGTCGTTTCACGACCGCAGCCAGAAGGGCGACGTCATCTTCCGCGTCGTCGGCGACGTGAAGGAGTTCGAGCAGTTCGTGATCGACTCGCTGAGCGACCTGGCCGGCAGCACGCTGCTGCTGATCGCCACGGTCGTCTTCCTGCTGTACGAGGCCTGGCAGGTCATGCTGGTGGGATTGATCGTGATCCCGGGGACGTCGGCGATCTCGTGGTACTTCTCCCGGCGCATCAAGGCGGCCGCCAAGCGCCAGCGCGCCCGCGAGGGCGACCTGGCCGCGGCCACGCAGGAGATGCTGGGCTCGATCCGGGTCGTGCAGACCTTCGGCCGCGGCGGGCACGACGAACGGCGTTTCGTCGACAACAGCGGCCGGGCGATGACCGCGGCGCTCGACGCCGCCCGGCTCGACGCATGGTTCAGCTGGATCGTGACCGTGTTCGAGGTCATCGCGATCTCGGCCGTGATCTGGATCGGCGTCTACCTGATGGACTCCGGCCAGCTCAGCCTGGGGACACTGACCCTGGTGGTGCTGCTGATCCGCCAGATGTTCAAGCCGTCGCGGCGGATCATCAAGGAATGGAACGTGATCGCGAAGGTGTTCGCGAGCGTCGAGCGAATCGCCGAGGTGCTCGACCGCCCGATCACGGTCCGGGACGAGCCGGGCGCGGTCGAGTCGCCGCCGCTCGCGGGCCGCATCGAGTTCCGCGACGTCACCTTCGCCTACTCCGGCGAGGACACCGAGGCGGAACGTCCTGCGGCCCTCGCGGACGTGAGCTTCGAGGTCGAGCCGGGCGAGGTCGTCGCGCTCGCCGGTCCCAGCGGAGCCGGCAAGTCGACCATCGCCCAGATGATCCCGCGGCTGTACGACCCCGACCGCGGCGTGGTGGCGCTGGACGGCCAGGACGTGCGCGGGCTCACGATCGAGTCGGTGCGCTCGCAGATCAGCATGGTGCTGCCGGAGACGGCGCTCATCAGCGGAACCGTGGCCGACAACATCGCCTACGGCCTGCCCGACGCAACCCGCGAGCAGATCGTCTCGGCCGCCGTACGCGCGAACGCGGACGGGTTCATCTCGGTTCTCCCGAACGGCTACGACTGCGACCTGACCGAGCAGGGCGCGAACCTGTCGAGCGGCCAGCGGCAGCGGATCGCGATCGCGCGCGCCCTGATCCGCGACACGCCGATCATGATCCTGGACGAGCCGACCACCGGTCTCGACGTCGCGGCGGCGGAGGCTGTCCTGGAGGGATTGCGTGAGCTGATCGAGGGGCGCACGACGCTCGTCATCTCCCACGACTTCAACCTGCTGCAGGCGGCCGACCGGATCCTCGTCCTCGACCATGGCCGGATCGTCGACTCCGGGACGCACGACGAGCTCGTCGCCCACGGGGACGGCTACGCCCGCGTGCACGCAACCCGGTTCGCGGCCCTCGGGTCGAGGTCGATCGCGGTACCTGCACCCGAGGCGCGATGACGGTCCTCACCGACCGTCCGACCGCCTGCGGCCTCGAGACCGCAGTTGGGGGGCTGCAGCATGCGCTCGATACAGGAGCCATGCGGGGACGGCTCGAGCGCATGCTGTGGCCGGACGGCGGTGGCGCCGTCGGGCGGGTGGCCGTCGGCAAGCTGCTCTACCGAGCCGACGGCACGTGCAGCCTGCGCTACACCGCCGCCGTGGGGGGAGCGGACGGCCGCGGGCGCGAGGTGACCGTCGGGGCACGCGTCCTCCCGGACGCGGACGCCGCCGAGGCGTTCCGCCGCGACCTCGAGTCCGCCGTGCGGGCGGCGGCCGGGCATCCGCTGCTACGCGGGCTGGGGGCGGCAGTCGCGACCGACCCGGCGGTGCCGATGACCGTGCACGCGTTTCCGATCGAGCCGGAGCTGCCGGGCCTCCCGGCGGCCACCGATCCGGTCTGCGCGGCCGAGCTGCTCATGGCCGCGCTCGGACGAGCGGCGGCTCCCTGCCAGGTCGAGGTCGCGCACCATCCCCGGGAAGGCCGCTGCACGTTGCGCTACCGGGCCGCGGGGGGAGGCACGGTGTACGCAAAGGTCGCCCCCCGCGTCTCTGCGGAGCCGACGGCCGCCCTGCGCGCCGTGGCCGCGGCGGCTCCCGGCCTGCGTGTGCCACAGCCGCTCGGGACCGTCCCCGAGCTGGGACTGAGCCTGCAGTCCGAGGTCGCCGGCACGCCGTGGACGGCGCTGTTCCGCCGGCCGGCCCGGCCCGGGCAGTCCACGGCTGCGCTCGATGCGTGCGCCCGCGCCGCGGCCCGGCTGCACGCGTGCCCGGTCACCATCGCCGGCGTCCGCAGTGCCGAGACGGACGCGGCCGGTCTGCGCCGCGACCTCGACCTCGTCCGCCGGGTCGACGCCGACCTGGCCGAGGACCTGGCCGGCTGCATCGACCGGGCGCTGACGGCGGCAGGCCCTGTCGGTCCGGGGCCGGCCCGCCTGTGCCACGGCGACCTCACGCCTCGTCAGATCGTGCTCGACGGCGACATCCCGGGCCTGGTCGATTTCGACGATGTCTGCATGGGTGAGGCAGCACTCGACCTGGGTCATTTCAATGCGTATCTGCGGCTTGCCGTCCGGCGAACGACGCAGCCGGCGGGCCGTGACGCCGGCGGGCCGATGTGCCGCCGGTTCCTGCGCGCGTATGCCGCGGAGGCAGGAGTCGAACGGTCCGCACGGCGCCTGCTCGAGCGGCGCGCGGCCGTCCACGAGGCGCTTGCGCTGGTGCATGTCGCGGTCTCGAGCTGGCGCCACGGCAAATCTGCGCGACTCGCGCGCGCCCGCTCGCTGCTCGAGGAGGGGGGTATGTGGCCGCGACGGTGATCAGCCTGGATCCGGCCGAGCTGGATCTGCTCTCGTGCCCGGGGACGGCCGCCGAGCTGCCGGGGCTCCCGGCAGCGGTCGACGAGGCGACCATGGCGTCGCTTCTCGGCCGTACGCTTCACCCCGGCGGCACCGGAATCGCCCTGTGCCGGCTGCGGTCGATGCGCTACGTCCCCGGCCGGGCATGCGTCGTCCGCTACGACGCGGTGACCGGCGCCGACGCGGCGGTGATCGTCACGGCGCGCGTGCACCCCTCGGCGGCCGGGGCGGCCCGCGAGCACGCCGAGCGGCTGCGGCCCCTCGCGCGCCGCCTGGGTGGCACCGGCGCGATCGCCCTCCTTCCCGGCCTGCGGGCGACGGTGTCGGTCTACCCTATAGACGCCGGCCTGCCGACGCTGCTCGACGCCACCGATTGCGCCCGAACCGGGCCGCTGCTGGCGGACGCGCTCGGCCGCAGTCCCGTACAGCTCCAGGTGACCACCCACCGGTACCGCGGCTCCGACCGGGTGATCCTGCGCTATCACGAAGGCGGTCGCACCCTCGCCTACGGAAAGGTGGCTGCGGACGACCGCGGGGAGCAGGCGAACGCGGCGCTCGCCGCTGCCGCCCGGGCGCTTGGGCGGCTGCCGGCCGACCGCCGGTTCGACGTCCCCCGCCCGCTGGGCTACGCCT from Gaiellales bacterium encodes:
- a CDS encoding ABC transporter ATP-binding protein; translated protein: MITLRADITMHTAPRIVLTSLVGCALVGLVIYWLLRRASRQAEEGRPVAKRDDTRRAVRLIARFTRSQHRLFVTAFVLLSIEAVTSVFAWYPLSYMIDYFDGTQGPLSFPGIESPRNATIAALVVVLIVLEVVNSASDSLAEICFARGGRTLGFRMRVGLFSHLQRLSMSFHDRSQKGDVIFRVVGDVKEFEQFVIDSLSDLAGSTLLLIATVVFLLYEAWQVMLVGLIVIPGTSAISWYFSRRIKAAAKRQRAREGDLAAATQEMLGSIRVVQTFGRGGHDERRFVDNSGRAMTAALDAARLDAWFSWIVTVFEVIAISAVIWIGVYLMDSGQLSLGTLTLVVLLIRQMFKPSRRIIKEWNVIAKVFASVERIAEVLDRPITVRDEPGAVESPPLAGRIEFRDVTFAYSGEDTEAERPAALADVSFEVEPGEVVALAGPSGAGKSTIAQMIPRLYDPDRGVVALDGQDVRGLTIESVRSQISMVLPETALISGTVADNIAYGLPDATREQIVSAAVRANADGFISVLPNGYDCDLTEQGANLSSGQRQRIAIARALIRDTPIMILDEPTTGLDVAAAEAVLEGLRELIEGRTTLVISHDFNLLQAADRILVLDHGRIVDSGTHDELVAHGDGYARVHATRFAALGSRSIAVPAPEAR
- a CDS encoding phosphotransferase, coding for MTVLTDRPTACGLETAVGGLQHALDTGAMRGRLERMLWPDGGGAVGRVAVGKLLYRADGTCSLRYTAAVGGADGRGREVTVGARVLPDADAAEAFRRDLESAVRAAAGHPLLRGLGAAVATDPAVPMTVHAFPIEPELPGLPAATDPVCAAELLMAALGRAAAPCQVEVAHHPREGRCTLRYRAAGGGTVYAKVAPRVSAEPTAALRAVAAAAPGLRVPQPLGTVPELGLSLQSEVAGTPWTALFRRPARPGQSTAALDACARAAARLHACPVTIAGVRSAETDAAGLRRDLDLVRRVDADLAEDLAGCIDRALTAAGPVGPGPARLCHGDLTPRQIVLDGDIPGLVDFDDVCMGEAALDLGHFNAYLRLAVRRTTQPAGRDAGGPMCRRFLRAYAAEAGVERSARRLLERRAAVHEALALVHVAVSSWRHGKSARLARARSLLEEGGMWPRR
- a CDS encoding phosphotransferase, encoding MAATVISLDPAELDLLSCPGTAAELPGLPAAVDEATMASLLGRTLHPGGTGIALCRLRSMRYVPGRACVVRYDAVTGADAAVIVTARVHPSAAGAAREHAERLRPLARRLGGTGAIALLPGLRATVSVYPIDAGLPTLLDATDCARTGPLLADALGRSPVQLQVTTHRYRGSDRVILRYHEGGRTLAYGKVAADDRGEQANAALAAAARALGRLPADRRFDVPRPLGYASQLRLQLLGVVRGAPVLSDLLRARARGAAAPATALSAAIAGCAEVAATLHGLDAAAAGRRSAEGEIERLRAEIAALARLAPSLGGWLEDGLARAEAELAASAPLAARPSHGDLKHNQILFDGRRWALVDFDTVCLAEPALDLGNFLAYLRLKATGGGEPCPASRLADEFLDVYAEATTTGAAPAELRERVRGYERLSLLGRAVHSWQKRKPRRLEAIAGLLEERT